Genomic segment of Ralstonia pickettii:
GCCACGATGCAGCTTGCGCAGGCGCTGGCGCCCGCGCTGCGCGTGGTGGGCGTGGCGCCGGGCATCACGATGGTGTCGGGCGACCAGTCGCAAGGCGGGTTTGCACGCGCGCACCAGATGACGCCGCTGGGCCAGTCGTCCACGCCGGAAGACATCGCCGAGGCGGTGTGCTACCTCGCCACCGCCCGCGCCGTCACCGGCACCACACTGTTCGTCGACGGAGGCCAGCACCTGATGCCGCTGGCTCGCGACGTGATGTTCCTGACTGAATAATCTTTCCCCGGACGCCCCATGCTTTCCCTGCTATCCCACCCGCGCCTGTCGCACTGCCGCCGCATGTTTCTGCGCAATTACGAAGTGCAGATCAACATCGGCGTGCATGAATTCGAGAAGAAGGGCGAGCAGCGCGTCCTGATCAACATCGAGCTGTACGTGCCGCTGGAGCATTCGTCGCCCACGGAAGACAAGCTGCATGAAGTGGTGGATTACGACTTCATGCGCGAGACCGTGGCGCGGCGCATGGCGCAAGGCCATATCCATCTGCAGGAGACGCTGTGCGATGACGTGCTGACGGCGATGCTCAAGCACCCGCATGTGCTGGCCGCGCGGGTGTCGACGGAGAAGCCGGATGTGTATCCGGATTGTGAGTCGGTGGGGGTGGAGGTGTTTCGGATCAAGGAACAGGCCTGAGCGCTTGTTCTTCTTTGCACCACCGGCGTTTGTGGTGCATCCCTTGTTTCATCCCCTGCCGGGGCTGACTCACTTTCTTTGTCTTGCCAAAGAAAGTAACCAAAGAAAGGCGCGCCCGATGCGGCGAAAAACTCCTTGAATTTATGTCGCAAGGAGGGGAAGGGAAAAACTCGCTGCGCTCAGACAGTTTCCCTTCCTTTTTCCTCCTTGCAACAGAAATTCAAGGCGCCGCATAGGGCAGGGTACGGCCACACGGTCTGTGTGCGGGCGTTGGCGGTCCGCTTTTTTTTACGGCGGCTTAAGCCGCCGTTGCGTATTCGCGGCGCTGGGCGTGCAGCGCGCCTGCGACGCTGGCCAGCAGGTCCAGGGCCAGATGCGCTGTGATTCCGTCCTTGTCGTGGCGCGGGTTGTATTCCACCAGTTCGAATGCGGCAAACCGTGCGTCGCGCGCGCACGCGGCGAGTGCTTGCGCCATGCCCTGCCCGGTGAGGCCGTCTGTTTCGGGCGTGCCGACGCCCGGCGCGACGGCGGGGTCGAAGGCGTCCAGATCGAGTGTCACGCCAAAGGCGGCCGTGTCCGATTTGACTTGGCGGATGGCGTCGGCCATGACGGCGCGCAGACCATTGCGTGCCACTTCGGCGGCGTCGATGACGCGCACGCCAAGCAGGTCAAGCAACGCGCGTTCGGCGGGCTCGTAGCTGCGCGCGCCGATCACCACCACGTGTTCCGGCAGCAGCTTCGGCGCGGCATCGCGGATCTGCGTGAGGGCCGCTGCACCGTGGCCGAGCAGCGCCGCCAGCGGCATGCCGTGGATGGCGCCGGAATCGCTCGTCTGCGGCGTGTGGCTGTCGAGATGGGCGTCGATCCAGATCAGGCCGAGCGGACCCTTCGGCCGCAAGGCGTTTGCCACGCCTGACCAGGTGCCGATGGCACAGGAGTGATCGCCGCCGATGACCACAGGCACATGCCCCTGGTGCACGCTGTGGGCGGTTGCGTCACCGAGCGCGCGCGAGAAACCGGCAACGCCCGGGAGCGCGGCCAAGCGCGCTGAGCGGCTGTGCCCGGCCGACGTGGCCAGTTCGATGTCGTGTACGAGCGTGGCCTGCGTGTCCGGCGTCTGCAATCGCGCCAGCGCGCCGGCCTCGAGCAGCGCACGCGGGCCGTCCTTGCAGCCGTCGTCTTGCGCTCCGCAGCCGATGGCCGCGCCGATCAGATCGATGATGGTCATGTCACTCCCCTTGCAAGTTCTTCCGTCACGCCACCTTGCGCCGTGGCCAGCCGGCCAGCGTCTGGCGGATGGCCTCCAGTGCCAGTGCCAGTTCAGCTTCGCCAATCACCAGCGGCGGTGTCAGGCGCACCACGTTGCCGTAGGTGTCCTTGGTCAGAACGCCGCGCTCAGCCAGCGCGAAGGCGAAGTCGTGCGCGTCGATGTCGGCATCGAGTTGCAGGCCGATCATCAAGCCGCGCCCGCGCACCTGCCGCACGCCGTGGCCAACGAGCGTCTTCAGTTCGTTGACGAACGCTGCGCCCACGCGCGCGGCACGCTGTGGCAGTTGTTCTTCAATCAGCAAGCCGAGTGCCGCGCGTCCGATGTGCGCTGCGAGCGGGTTGCCGCCAAACGTGGAGCCGTGGTCGCCCGGGTGGAACACGCCGATGACCGCCTCGCGCCCGGCAATGGCCGATACGGGCACCATGCCGCCGCCGAGCGCCTTGCCCAGCACCACCAGATCGGCGTCCACGCCTTCATGCCAGCTCGCCAGCACATCACCGGTTCGGCCCAGGCCCGTTTGCACCTCGTCGCAGACGAGGAGCACGTTGTGCCGCGTGGCAAGTTCACGCGCGAGTTTGAGGTAGCCGGCGGGCGGTTCGACGATGCCGCCTTCGCCTTGCACCGGCTCCATCAGGATGGCGCCCGTGTTGGGCCCGATCGCCGCACGTAGCGCATCAGCGTCGCCGAACGGAATGCGCCGGAAGCCCGCCGCGAACGGGCCGAATCCATAGCGGTATTGATCGTGCGAGGAGAACCCGACGATCGTTGTCGTGCGGCCGTGGAAATTGTTGTCGAAGACGACGATTTCGGCCGCCTCGGGCGGCAGGCCCTTCACGTCGCGCGCCCATTTTCGGGCTGCTTTGATCGCGGTTTCGACGGCTTCCGCGCCGGTGTTCATGGGCAGCGCGCGGTCCATGCGCGTGATGCGGCAGACGTCAGCCAGGAAGGGCCCCAGCTCGGTATTGTGGAAGGCGCGCGACGTGAGCGTCAGCCGGCCGGCCTGCTCCGTCAGTGCAGCAACGAGTTTCGGATGTGAATGTCCGAAGCTGACGGCCGAATACGCCGACATCATGTCGAGGTAGCGCCGGCCGTCCGTATCGAACAGCCACACGCCTTCGCCGCGTTCCAGCATGACCGGCAACGGCGCGTAGTTGTGTGCGCCGTAGCGGTCTT
This window contains:
- a CDS encoding dihydroneopterin aldolase, translated to MLSLLSHPRLSHCRRMFLRNYEVQINIGVHEFEKKGEQRVLINIELYVPLEHSSPTEDKLHEVVDYDFMRETVARRMAQGHIHLQETLCDDVLTAMLKHPHVLAARVSTEKPDVYPDCESVGVEVFRIKEQA
- a CDS encoding arginase, encoding MTIIDLIGAAIGCGAQDDGCKDGPRALLEAGALARLQTPDTQATLVHDIELATSAGHSRSARLAALPGVAGFSRALGDATAHSVHQGHVPVVIGGDHSCAIGTWSGVANALRPKGPLGLIWIDAHLDSHTPQTSDSGAIHGMPLAALLGHGAAALTQIRDAAPKLLPEHVVVIGARSYEPAERALLDLLGVRVIDAAEVARNGLRAVMADAIRQVKSDTAAFGVTLDLDAFDPAVAPGVGTPETDGLTGQGMAQALAACARDARFAAFELVEYNPRHDKDGITAHLALDLLASVAGALHAQRREYATAA
- the rocD gene encoding ornithine--oxo-acid transaminase; translation: MTTAMQHPSYALEDRYGAHNYAPLPVMLERGEGVWLFDTDGRRYLDMMSAYSAVSFGHSHPKLVAALTEQAGRLTLTSRAFHNTELGPFLADVCRITRMDRALPMNTGAEAVETAIKAARKWARDVKGLPPEAAEIVVFDNNFHGRTTTIVGFSSHDQYRYGFGPFAAGFRRIPFGDADALRAAIGPNTGAILMEPVQGEGGIVEPPAGYLKLARELATRHNVLLVCDEVQTGLGRTGDVLASWHEGVDADLVVLGKALGGGMVPVSAIAGREAVIGVFHPGDHGSTFGGNPLAAHIGRAALGLLIEEQLPQRAARVGAAFVNELKTLVGHGVRQVRGRGLMIGLQLDADIDAHDFAFALAERGVLTKDTYGNVVRLTPPLVIGEAELALALEAIRQTLAGWPRRKVA